The DNA sequence cctagtaggcagacgagcatacggcctaccggaacgtgtgtggttaccgtcgcccatggacttcagcaatgccaagggcagagccaagccgctacttACCTTAAAAACATTTAGAATACCAATTGTAAACTATTTTTTAAAGGAAAATCTTCTGGACTGACTGGAATCGAAGCAATCCTAAGATCGAGTGGGCGAACATGGACGGCACGGAAAGATCAGTCCTCCTCGGTAGCCCAGATGTGAAGCTTCCAAACTCTGTGGCCATCGACTGGTCGAGAGATCGAGTTTGCTTCGCGGACGCGGGCCTCCAGGTCATTAAGTGCATTGACCTACACAGTCGGCAAATCGAGACTATTGCGGAGAACTGCAGGTACCCCTTCGGCCTCGCCATCAACGGAGACAAATTGTACTGGAGCGATTGGAGAACGTGAGTCGAAAGctatatttttctaattaatttttttttgcacataaaaagatataaatttaCGGTTTATAGAGCgggattgcatttttttttaaagtaccaaTAAAATTACGTCTTGAATTACGAATATTGTTACAAATATCTATTAATACAAAGGATTCAATTGAAgaaatgagtggatgaaggggatgatacaatttgtaaattttgagaaaacgggcaacaagcttttgttatttgtacctaatttttcttcgtacataactccttaatcacatgcaatttctaaatatagcctttaaacttttaatatctaatatggtttataggcacataacaccttcattcaatgtaaaaatcttaaaaattgtacttaaccccttcatccactcatgtcttcaattatcaGTCTTACTTTGCAGTAACGTATAGTTTAGTTACCTAAGCACCGTTAAGGTTAACCTAAAGccatttgaattaattttcagaTTGAAAATCGAAATCATAGACACAATAACCCAGGCGAGAGGGCAAATAGACATTCCAAGATCGACGATACGGTTATACGGTGTTGCCAACGCGCCGAGCGAGTGTCCCGGGGCTGCCAACGTTTGCTCGCAGAGAAACGGTAACTGCAACGCCGGACAGCTGTGCCTACCCAATGGAAGTGGGGGAAGGAGTTGTCTGAACGGTGACGCCAACTATTTACCTTAGCTGATAAAGAATAATTGTCAGCTTAAATTTTAGATATACTATGCGATTCAAAACACTAAGTTGTTTTCACTATGAATTAATGTAAACTTAAAAATCACCAAACAAGCGAGTTTCGGATAACCCTCAGCAATGTAATCCACGTTGATTGACCATTATTCAAAATTAACTACTGCTTTTCGATTTCTAAGCTACAAATCAAATTCGAAACACTGCTTATAGAATACATTTACGTTCGATTTTTTAATCGGTATAGTATTAATATTCAAGTTTAGCTGTAACAAATGGACAGacttaaataatttgaaaattacgtttttttacCACGTCACTACGAAAACATTTAACCTTTTTTAAAAGGTTTAATATTTGAGACGCATAGTAATTAAAAAGTTGTCATACAAACTTTACAACTTTTAAGAATTGTAGTTTCTAATGTTAATTAAGTGCTTTATAAAGTAAATTGACTTTATCAGCgagacaataattattttttaggtACTTAATGAAATATGGCGCTAAAAATTAACctgttttagattatttttaatataaaaaaaaatacgacccATAATTAAATGTGTTGCAAACATGCAAATTTATTAACAGAAATATACATtgcacaattaaaattaaaactaatcatTGTTAATACGAATATACATTATCGTTTAAGACATGTAATCGAATTATTAACCAAAATTTTTATCTTATTAGTAAAACAGTTGTACATTTTTAATAAGGCAACACCGACTATGATAATGCaaacttgaaataaaattttatttatctagttTTACTTTATACCAAAAAGCTTAAAccaaagttattttaaaatatatagcacgccataatatttgtaatttattaaataataaacgattacaataatttattttcacaatTTCTTTCCACATTGCAACACCTTGCTACTTcggaatttcatactccttaaAACTGCAGTATAATATTATgctgaatatatttatttatggataaaacagaaatattattttcttatccTTAACTCATCAAAAATGTAACGAAATTTTTTCATTCTTTTATTAAGGTAAGTGTTCACTGCCTAAGATTTGCGATTTGCTGTTATATAGCCATACTCTGTCTATATCTGTTCACCAGTCATTCTGAGCAACGGATGGGACAGGCGTCATAGTACATTTAGGACTTCAACCTAATCTCTTAATTTATGCAGCCCTGTGTCTATTGTTAGTAGATCTACCAATAAACCTAAAATTTGGAACCTATTTGATTCTCTTGTGAttgttaaaaaaagttattatttatatgaaaacCCAATccaaaattcaataaataatgaatttaagtaaatatatatataaaaggagGAATACATCACATTCGTGATACATGGTCAGCGATAACTGAAAACAAATTTACTACAACACATAATGGAATCATATagtttattatagaaaatttaattacaaactaataaaaacaaagtcACCTCATTTTATTATTAGGAAGCGATTAATAATAACAGATACAAGTTGggagtattttttaattaaataatattacttttactaTGTAGATTTTAAGCTTAAGACCAAAGATCCTCAGTGCGTCCGAACTTAAACACGAGAGATCCAGCGAAAATGAAGGCATTTTGCATGAACAAACCCACTCCAGGCCAGGCGTGTTTGGAGGAACCTAAAAATTAACACAATGATAATAACCACATACCTGCCATTCAAGTCactataatttcaaaataaaaatacagtcaaaatctgttataacgacatcgaagggactgctcatattcagtcgtaaaaaccgatagtcgtaacaaccggtgatgtttaatgtgtatcgtgcaagtacaaacaaatcgatagggaattattggaaaaatatatttacataatacgcgatttttcttcaatattaatttgttttctttttctttgcgagattttgaaagtttcacgaataactccacaaagttttggtgcgtcttgtgtatagataagtaacaaactaactgaagagatatgaagtgggctttgactaccgcatgcacgtgttttgtttctaagaattagaaaagaccctacactaaactaaatcctattgttttctttcctgattttaaaagccattgaagacaaatgtggatacctattcaaattgtttacaatacagcttagccggtcgttctaacagatctaattctccaaaatattagttaaatgtggtcgttttatgaggtatgtcgttattaccaatgtcgtagaaagcaatatttttaataaggtggtcatatggcattcagccgggacctttgttcttggttattataaccggcatgttgtattaaacgatgtcgcagtaaacggttttgactgtattgtTATCTTAGAATTGTACTACTTCATCGCGTCCTCTATGTAAAGGTGACTAAATATTCAATAAGCAATGGGCAGTATATGCATGTGGCAATAGtcatgttttactggtggtttaggacctcttgtgagtccgcgcgggtaggtaccaccgccctgcctgtttctgccgtgaagcagtaatgcgttttggtctgaagggtagggcagccgttgtaactacactgagatcttagaacttatatctcaaggtaggtggcgcatttatgttgtagatgtctatgggctccggtaaccactcaacaccaggtgggctgtgagctcgtccacccatctaagcaataataaaaaattataaaaatggcTATCTCAGACACTTGCATTGTGATATTTAGATGTTCGAGTAACCATATAAGGTGAACTGTAAAATTGTGCATAAGGTTGCATCGATATATTTATAGAAAACTTACTAGCATTAACATAGTTCGCAAAGAGTATCCAGCAGGCAGCAATGAGGGACGCAAAACCAACAACGAATCCAAGGAAGAGCCAAAGTCTGGCACCACGCGGTCCCATGCAACCACCTGTGTATGTTTCTCCACGAACCTGAAATAGTTATGGTGGCTTTCTCAGAAACTGTTTCATTCATATTTACATCCATATATAGATTTTGgccttagatttttttattgttgagatATTAATGATGACCCGCTGCAatgatgcggcgagaaactcagctggcTGATGCAAGGGTTAcgttgcacgtcaaactctttgccgagttttGACGAGTACGGaactaaaggtgtctaatgcaaggattattggatctgatggatccataaggacgtgagaccatagataataatatgtaatgtacAGATGTCTCATTGACAGATCACAGCAATATTTTTAGAtcaaatactaaaataatgtCAAAAAGATATTGTGTGTCTCTGTCTGTTGTGCACACTGAAAGTTACAAGGGCCATTATTAGTATATAGAGTGGTGTGA is a window from the Bombyx mori chromosome 12, ASM3026992v2 genome containing:
- the Ldlr gene encoding low density lipoprotein receptor, which produces MDGTERSVLLGSPDVKLPNSVAIDWSRDRVCFADAGLQVIKCIDLHSRQIETIAENCRYPFGLAINGDKLYWSDWRTLKIEIIDTITQARGQIDIPRSTIRLYGVANAPSECPGAANVCSQRNGNCNAGQLCLPNGSGGRSCLNGDANYLP
- the LOC101743072 gene encoding transmembrane protein 50A → MSCFENISMPSCVWFESGEKRNIMASILAGLLFFAGWWFIIDAASVYPGDLPNAAHVCGVMATLSMIMVNSVSNAQVRGETYTGGCMGPRGARLWLFLGFVVGFASLIAACWILFANYVNASSSKHAWPGVGLFMQNAFIFAGSLVFKFGRTEDLWS